One segment of Ketobacter sp. MCCC 1A13808 DNA contains the following:
- a CDS encoding ABC transporter permease — protein sequence MTTKVITVFESIGFSWLVSIMKFFTFQNPKEQIEHLTRSLGVPLIAFAIFLGLWHVSAAHIETSLGKVPGPAAVWEQANGLWKEHKAERVKEVAFYQRQEERNAKKLAKNPDAKVKIRDYTGKPTYIDQIFTSLKTVFAGFFLASVIAIPLGIICGLSNTMYTAMNPIIQLFKPVSPLAWLPIVTLVVSALYNSNDPMFAKSFVNSAITVTLCCLWPTLINTIVGVSTMDSDLTNVSKVLRLSWWTQITKIVIPSSIPMMFTGLRLSLSVGWMVLIAAEMLAQNPGLGKFVWDEFQNGSSQSLGRIMVAVLTIGLIGFLLDRVMLALQKAFSWDSNATIR from the coding sequence ATGACCACGAAAGTTATCACTGTGTTTGAATCAATCGGATTTTCATGGCTGGTGTCAATTATGAAGTTTTTCACTTTTCAAAACCCGAAAGAACAAATCGAACACCTTACCCGCTCTTTGGGTGTGCCGTTAATTGCCTTCGCCATATTCCTCGGATTGTGGCATGTATCCGCGGCCCACATAGAAACCAGTCTGGGAAAAGTTCCGGGGCCTGCCGCCGTTTGGGAGCAAGCTAATGGTCTATGGAAAGAACACAAAGCCGAACGGGTAAAGGAAGTTGCTTTTTATCAAAGGCAAGAAGAGCGGAATGCAAAAAAGCTGGCGAAGAATCCGGACGCTAAAGTAAAAATCCGGGATTACACTGGCAAGCCAACCTACATCGACCAGATATTTACCAGCCTTAAAACCGTATTTGCCGGGTTTTTTCTCGCCAGCGTGATTGCCATTCCCTTGGGTATTATCTGCGGTTTAAGCAACACCATGTACACAGCAATGAATCCAATAATTCAACTTTTTAAACCCGTTTCTCCACTCGCATGGCTACCCATTGTTACACTGGTGGTGAGTGCGCTTTATAACAGCAACGATCCCATGTTTGCGAAGTCGTTTGTTAACTCCGCCATCACGGTCACCTTGTGCTGCCTGTGGCCCACTTTAATCAACACCATCGTCGGCGTATCAACCATGGACAGTGACCTCACCAACGTCAGTAAAGTATTGCGACTCAGCTGGTGGACTCAAATTACCAAGATCGTTATCCCCTCTTCCATTCCGATGATGTTTACCGGTTTACGCTTATCGTTGAGCGTCGGCTGGATGGTGCTGATTGCCGCAGAAATGTTGGCGCAAAATCCCGGCTTAGGTAAATTCGTCTGGGATGAATTCCAGAACGGCAGCTCGCAATCTCTGGGCCGGATTATGGTCGCGGTATTGACCATCGGATTAATCGGATTTCTGCTTGATCGTGTCATGCTGGCATTGCAAAAAGCGTTTTCCTGGGACAGCAATGCCACCATCCGTTAA
- a CDS encoding CmpA/NrtA family ABC transporter substrate-binding protein: MKHIRTLFKKTLVATAALGGLLCLPVVAEELELEKEDLKFGFIKLTDMAPLAIAYEKGYFEDEGLYVTLEAQANWKILLDRVITGELDGAHMLAGQPLGATIGFGTQAHIITAFSMDLNGNGITVSNDVWKEMKKHVPMENGKPVHPIKADYLKPVVDKYKADGKPFNMGMVFPVSTHNYELRYWLAAGGIHPGYYAPSKGDISGQLQADALLSVTPPPQMPATLEAGTIYGYCVGEPWNQQAVFKGIGVPVITDYEIWKDNPEKVFGVSKAWADKNPNTHLAVVKAMIRAAKWLDEDNNKNRKEAVKILAQPNYVGADYDVIANSMTGTFEYEKGDKRSLPDFNVFFRYNATYPFYSDAIWYLTQMRRWGQIPEHKDDSWYMDMAKKVYRPDIYMQAANLLIKEGKLSASDFPAADEDGFKPPQSEFIDGITFDGTKPNEYLSKFKIGLKEKDKL, translated from the coding sequence ATGAAACACATCAGGACCCTTTTCAAAAAAACCCTCGTCGCCACAGCAGCATTAGGCGGGCTGCTATGTTTGCCGGTCGTAGCGGAAGAATTAGAGCTGGAGAAAGAAGATCTAAAATTCGGATTTATAAAGCTTACCGATATGGCGCCCCTTGCGATAGCGTATGAGAAAGGCTACTTCGAGGACGAAGGGCTGTATGTCACCTTGGAAGCCCAAGCCAACTGGAAAATTCTACTGGACCGTGTCATCACCGGAGAACTGGACGGCGCCCATATGTTAGCAGGCCAGCCGTTAGGCGCGACTATCGGATTTGGTACCCAGGCCCACATCATTACCGCGTTCAGCATGGACCTCAACGGCAACGGCATTACGGTTTCCAACGACGTCTGGAAGGAAATGAAAAAACACGTCCCGATGGAGAACGGTAAACCGGTTCACCCGATTAAAGCGGATTACCTGAAACCGGTAGTCGACAAATACAAAGCGGACGGCAAACCCTTCAACATGGGCATGGTATTCCCGGTATCAACCCACAACTATGAGCTGCGGTACTGGCTGGCTGCAGGCGGTATTCACCCCGGCTACTATGCGCCGTCAAAAGGCGACATCTCCGGCCAACTGCAAGCCGATGCGCTGCTATCAGTGACCCCGCCACCCCAAATGCCTGCGACATTGGAAGCCGGCACCATATACGGATACTGCGTGGGCGAACCCTGGAACCAGCAAGCCGTGTTCAAAGGCATCGGTGTACCGGTCATTACCGATTATGAAATATGGAAAGACAATCCCGAAAAAGTATTCGGTGTCAGCAAGGCCTGGGCAGACAAAAATCCCAATACGCACCTGGCGGTGGTGAAAGCCATGATTCGCGCGGCCAAATGGCTGGATGAAGACAATAATAAAAACCGCAAGGAAGCCGTTAAGATCCTGGCACAGCCAAACTATGTAGGGGCGGACTATGACGTGATTGCCAACAGCATGACGGGAACCTTCGAGTACGAAAAAGGCGACAAACGTTCACTGCCAGACTTTAACGTTTTCTTCCGCTACAACGCTACCTACCCTTTCTATAGCGATGCCATCTGGTATCTGACCCAAATGCGTCGCTGGGGTCAGATACCGGAACACAAAGACGATAGCTGGTATATGGACATGGCGAAAAAAGTGTATCGCCCGGATATTTATATGCAAGCTGCCAACCTATTGATCAAAGAGGGAAAACTGTCTGCATCTGATTTTCCCGCTGCGGATGAAGATGGCTTTAAACCACCTCAGTCTGAATTTATCGACGGGATTACATTCGATGGCACCAAGCCAAACGAATACCTCTCTAAATTTAAAATCGGTCTGAAAGAAAAAGACAAGCTTTAA
- a CDS encoding Rieske (2Fe-2S) protein, whose translation MTVLCAVNDIEEDSARGFDLDGRTVFAVKKDAQVFVYLNSCPHLGIPLEFQPDEFLDMDNHFIQCANHGALFEVETGDCVAGPCVGQALQAIAFHLEDGNIVLD comes from the coding sequence ATGACCGTGCTGTGCGCCGTTAACGACATCGAAGAAGATTCCGCCCGCGGCTTTGATCTGGATGGCCGCACCGTTTTTGCCGTAAAGAAAGACGCGCAAGTGTTTGTGTACCTTAACTCCTGCCCTCACCTGGGTATTCCCCTGGAATTTCAGCCGGATGAATTCCTGGATATGGACAACCACTTTATTCAGTGTGCCAACCATGGCGCGCTATTTGAAGTCGAAACCGGGGACTGTGTCGCGGGACCCTGTGTAGGGCAGGCACTGCAAGCTATCGCTTTTCATCTGGAAGATGGCAATATCGTGCTGGACTGA
- a CDS encoding class I SAM-dependent methyltransferase, which yields MDSTGISFTALFTGQVWYESGISNRFFTSPKGRLLYKTLRPFDRLADSIIGITLHDMLIQRHQIMDHRIDGLIKTQGVSQILEIACGYSPRGYTLSRKYPDLKYVEADLPHMAERKRALLQANHGFGPDHQVVGCDVFEFGAPYGLDYVMEEVLDPDRPTILVTEGLVNYFHLDDISQVWQRLAQLGRVYPKAWYITDLVYNFGIHLIPGAVAAGSKMLSLATRANVNLHFNNRDEIQRGFLECGFTDVQIHRPEDFVNHLPIPMGKSKSVVRVVESQIHAP from the coding sequence ATGGATTCCACAGGTATCAGTTTTACGGCCCTTTTCACCGGCCAAGTCTGGTATGAAAGCGGGATTTCCAATCGCTTCTTCACTTCCCCCAAAGGCAGACTGCTCTATAAAACATTGCGCCCCTTTGATCGTCTTGCTGATTCAATCATCGGGATCACCCTGCACGACATGCTGATCCAGCGTCACCAAATCATGGACCACCGCATAGACGGGTTAATCAAGACCCAAGGGGTCAGTCAGATTCTGGAAATCGCCTGTGGCTATTCGCCCCGAGGCTACACGTTATCGCGCAAGTACCCCGATCTGAAGTACGTAGAGGCCGATTTGCCCCATATGGCCGAGCGAAAGCGCGCCTTGCTACAAGCTAACCATGGCTTTGGACCCGATCACCAGGTTGTCGGCTGCGATGTATTCGAATTCGGCGCTCCTTATGGTCTGGATTACGTCATGGAAGAAGTACTCGATCCCGACCGGCCTACCATTCTGGTCACCGAAGGTTTGGTGAACTACTTTCACCTGGACGACATTTCGCAGGTATGGCAACGACTAGCACAACTGGGTCGGGTCTATCCCAAAGCCTGGTATATCACCGACCTGGTATACAACTTCGGCATACACTTAATACCCGGCGCGGTTGCAGCAGGGTCAAAAATGTTGTCACTCGCCACCCGAGCCAACGTTAACCTGCATTTCAACAACCGCGACGAAATCCAACGCGGCTTTCTGGAATGCGGCTTTACTGATGTCCAGATACATCGACCCGAAGACTTTGTAAACCACCTCCCGATTCCGATGGGCAAAAGCAAAAGCGTGGTGCGGGTAGTGGAAAGCCAAATCCATGCCCCTTAG
- a CDS encoding ABC transporter ATP-binding protein yields the protein MRGYLTIEQVHMDFDTPKGVFKALDNVTLSIQKGEFVSLIGHSGCGKSTVLNIVAGLLVASQGTVLLEDNEVTAPGPERAVVFQNHSLLPWLSSYQNVELAVKQVFKNTMSKAEMDDWIRHNLSLVHMDHALNKRPGEISGGMKQRVGIARALAMRPKVLLMDEPFGALDALTRAHLQDSVMEIQAELNNTVIMITHDVDEAVLLSDRIVMMTNGPAATIGEILEIDLPRPRHRLQLADDAHYNHLRAEVLRFLHERHSNPNAA from the coding sequence ATGCGAGGCTACCTGACCATCGAACAAGTGCACATGGATTTCGATACGCCGAAAGGGGTATTCAAAGCACTCGACAACGTCACTCTGAGCATCCAAAAGGGTGAATTCGTTTCCCTCATCGGACATTCCGGTTGTGGCAAATCCACAGTGTTGAATATCGTAGCGGGACTGCTGGTCGCGTCCCAGGGCACAGTTCTTCTGGAAGACAACGAAGTAACCGCACCAGGCCCGGAGCGAGCGGTGGTATTTCAAAATCACTCTTTGTTGCCTTGGCTTTCGTCATATCAGAATGTGGAACTGGCGGTAAAGCAAGTGTTTAAGAACACCATGAGCAAAGCAGAAATGGATGACTGGATCAGGCATAACCTAAGCCTGGTTCACATGGATCATGCCCTCAACAAACGTCCGGGGGAAATATCTGGCGGCATGAAGCAGCGTGTGGGAATCGCACGCGCACTGGCCATGCGCCCCAAGGTTTTATTGATGGACGAACCCTTTGGCGCGCTGGATGCATTAACCCGTGCCCATTTGCAGGATTCGGTGATGGAAATCCAAGCCGAGCTTAACAATACCGTCATCATGATTACCCATGATGTAGACGAAGCGGTTTTGCTATCGGACCGGATCGTGATGATGACCAACGGCCCTGCCGCCACCATTGGCGAAATTCTGGAAATCGATTTGCCACGACCACGTCATCGATTACAGCTCGCCGATGATGCCCACTACAACCACTTGCGAGCTGAAGTTTTACGGTTTTTACATGAACGCCACAGTAACCCGAATGCGGCTTAG